In Levilactobacillus brevis, the genomic window GTGGGATTTTGGACAGCGCAGTGGGCTTAATTACCTATACGGCCGAAGAAAAGTCCGAGTTAGACTTGAAGAAAGAAATGCAAACACTGGGCACACGGATCTGCTAGTTAGCGGAACCACACATCACTAAAACAAGGTTTGAGGGTTCGGATTGTCGTCCGGACCCTTTTATTTTGGTCATTTGGCTGTATCCGGTTTCTTAACCAATCCTAAGGACTTTTCGCCCATTTTGAACAACTTGTCCGGGACCTATTGCCAAGCGGTTGCACAGGCGCGTATACTTTGGATATGTAAAAGTTCTGGGAGGGGATATTTTTGAAAATTAACAGTAAAGTTTGGCGACTGCTGATCGGACTCTTTAGTTTAGTGTTTTTATTAGTTGTTAGCCAAATGGCCACACCGGTTAAAGCCGCAACCAACCACAACGGCGCGGACTTTACGACTTCAGCGAGTGTGACGAACGGACCGGATTTTAAGCACGCCGATACGATTGACGTGCAGTATCATCTGAACTTTGGCGATACGCCGATTCATAATGGTGATACGATTACGCTGGACTTTCCAGAGAACCTAAAGGGAAAGACGCCGGGCGATACGTTCAAGGTTTATGACGAGGACGGGACGGTGATTGGTGAGGCTGTGATCTCCGATAAGGGGGTCGTGATTACCATGAACGACGCGTTGGAAGGCAAGACCAATGCCAAGTTAACCCTGAATATGATGACCAAGTACCGCTACGAAGATACCGGTGAAAAGGACGTCGTGTTCCCGCTGGAAAATGGCAAGACCAGCACGTCTGAAATCAACATCGTGGCCAGCGAGGCCAACCTTTCCAAGAAGGGAACCCTGCAGGATAACGGGACCATCAAGTGGACGATCCTGGTCAACCGGCGTGAGATGACACTGAAGAACTTGGATATCAAGGATACGATTGGTGCCAATCAAGAATTGATCCACGGCTTGACCGTCAGCAATGGGCATTGGGAGAGTACCACGAGCTACAAGCGGGAAAAGCCAGCCATGACCGAGGGCACGGATTACAACGTTACATATAACAGCGATGGGTTTGATTTAACCTTTAATGATACGGTCGATAACTTAGTGGTGATTGACTACTACACCAAGGTGACCGACCCATCCCTGATTGATTCTGGCTACAAATTTAGAAATAACGCCCTCATGACTTGGGGTGGCGGGACTTCCGGTACGAAGAACTCCGAAGAGGCCAACGGTAAGGTTTCCTCCTCAAATGGGAACAGTGGCTCCGGTAGTGGTGATACCAACGAAACCGATGAACCGGGCATTGACACGGATGGTGATACGGGCACTGGAACCACCGATGTCGATGAAGGCACTGAAACCGATGAGGAAGAGGCTGCCCGCGAAGAGGAAGAAGCCAAGAATGAGGCAGCTAAGGAAGAGGCTGCTAAGAAACAAGCCGCTAAGAAGGCCAAAGCGGCTAAGGCGGCCGCAGCCAAAGCTAAGACTGCTAAGGGCCAAACGCCTGTAGCTCAGGCCACCGCCACGGAGAATCCGGGGAGCACGACCAAGACGACCAATACCAAATTGCCACAAACCAGCGACCAATCTGGTTTGACTGCAGTGATGGGTGGGGTCATCGCGTTAGCAACGCTGGGCCTCGGCGTGATTGGTCGGCGGCACTTTTAAAGCTTGATAGGTTGACGGAAAAGTTCGGCTGCGGTCGAGCTTTTTCTTGTGGAAAAGAACGTCCCTGAATGTGTCAAAAATCACAAGCTCTGGTATACTCAGGGTAACTAATCTGATTCTCGGGGAGGGACCGTGATGCAACGTTTGCGGCAGTATCGACAATTCTGGTTTGTGATTATTTTAGGGGCGCTGGCCCTGTGGCTTCAATTTGTGAGTCATCAAGCGAAATGGGCACAGATTCTGATTACGGGTTTGGGCCTGTTGCTGGCAATAATTATGTTTATTGAGATGGTGCGGACCCTGCGTTCGGGGAAGTTTGGCGTTGATTTGCTAGCCATTACCGCGGTGCTAGCCACCTTGGCCGTGGGGGAATACTGGGCGGCTTTAATCGTTCTGTTGATGTTGACCGGGGGCGATGCCCTGGAAGACTTTGCGGCTAGTCGGGCCAACAGTGAACTTCAAGAACTGCTAAATAATTCTCCGCAGACGGCGCATCGAGCGGACGGTGAAACGCTGACGGATATTGCGGTGAGTCTGGTCGCGGTTGGCAATCGCTTGCTGGTCAAACCGGGTGAGGTCATGCCCGTCGATGGGACGCTACTGACGGGTCCCACCACGGTCAACGAGGCGTCGCTGACCGGTGAAGCGCGGCCCATTGAGAAACAGGTCGGGGACGCGGTCATGTCCGGGAGTGTGAACGGCGAGGCGTCCGTTTATTTACGGGCGGACCAGACGGCCGAGAACAGCCAGTACCAAAATATTGTGCGCTTGGTGAAGCAGGCCGAGGCGCAGCCGGCCAAATTTGTGCGGATGGCGGACCGCTATGCCGTCCCGTTTACGTTGCTAGCCTACGTCATCGCCGGGGTAGCCTGGTACTTCTCCGGTGACCCGGTGCGGTTGGCTGAAGTCTTGGTTGTCGCGTCGCCTTGTCCGTTGATTCTGGCGGCGCCGATTGCGTTAATCTCTGGGATGAGTCGGGCTAGTCGTAACGGGATTATCGTCAAGACGGGGACGACGCTAGAGAAGTTGGCGCAGGTCAAGACGTTTGCCTTCGATAAGACCGGGACCATCACCCAGGGGCGGTTGGTCGTGGATCAGGTGGTGCCGGTCACGGCGCTTCCTGCCGAAAAGTTACTACAGTTGGCGGCCAGTACCGAGCAACACTCCGGTCACGTGCTGGCCCAATCCCTGGTGGCGGCAACACAAGACCCATTGCTACCGGCGACGGCCGTCAACGAGACCACCGCACAAGGGGTGGCCGCGGAAGTGGATGGTCAAGAAGTCCGCGTGGGGAAGAGTTCATTTGTGACTACCGAACCGGTCGAAGAGTCCAATCAGACGGCGGTCTACGTGTCCGTTGCCGGTATCTATCAAGGATACATTAGCTTCAACGACCGCGTGCGGCCGGAAGCCAGTGAAACCATGAGTGCCCTGCGCGCAGCTGGTGCCCAACACCTGGTCATGATTTCCGGGGATCGGCGGCCGATTGCCGAGACCATCGCCGGAGAGGTGGGGATCGACCAGGTTCACGCCGAATGCTTACCGGCCGACAAGATTAAGGTGTTAGCGGACTTGCCCGCCGAACAGCGGCCGGTCGCAATGGTGGGGGACGGCATTAACGATGCGCCTTCGCTGGCGACGGCTGACGTGGGAATTGCCATGGGGGCGCACGGTGCCACGGCGGCCAGCGAATCGGCCGATGCGGTGGTGCTCAAGGATGATTTAACTCGGGTGAGTGCGGCCCGGCGCATTGCCCACGATACCATGCGGGTGGCCAAGCAGGCCGTTTTGATCGGTATCTTTATCTGTACGGGGTTGATGTTGATCGCCAGCTTTGGTGTGATTCCCGCCATCATTGGGGCGGTTTTCCAGGAAGTCGTGGACACGGTCACCATCCTCTACGCGCTGCGGGCGCGGACGGATCGCTAATCATGTTAAGACATCAGAGTTTGGGCGTCTTTGCCAAACTCTTTTTTTACTGCGCGATACATTTCTTTCAGTTAGTGAATGCGTTATCATGGAACTGGACAGTGTGCCCAATCTAATCGAAGAGGAGCCTGAAAAATGACAAAATCAATCAACACCGATTATTTCTTTGATGAACCGGCTTTTAATACGCACGATGGGGGTTACGTTCCACTGGAGGAACCCAAGACGCCGCAACAACCGCTACGGATTCCACCGTTATTGAAACCTGATAAGGAGACCGCGACCGACACGTACTACACGGTTGAAGCGCAGGCGGGGGAGACCCAACTGTTGCCGGGAAAGAAGACCAAGACCTGGGGCTACAACGGCAGTTTATTGGGGCAAACCATTGTTTTTCCTAAGGGGAAGACCATGCATATTGACCTGAAGAATAGTTTGCCCGAGTTAACTACGTTCCACTGGCACGGGCTAAACGTCCCCGGTCCTTACACGGATGGTGGCTGTCACGCCCCCGTTTATCCCGGGCAGACGCGGCACATTGACTTTAAGGTCGACCAGCCGGCCGCAACGCTGTGGCTGCACGCCCATCCGTGCCCATCAACGGCCGAACAGGTTTGGCGTGGCCTAGCGGGTTTGGCACTGGTCACCGACGATCAGGAGGCCCGGTTGCCATTTCCACGGAACTACGGTGTTGATGATATTCCATTAGTTCTGCAGGATCGGCGGTTCCATGAGGACAATCAGTGGGATTACGACGCTGATTACGATCCAGATGGCGTTCAGGGGCCAACACCGATGATTAACGGGACGATCAATCCGTACTTCGATGTTTCCACGCAACGGGTTCGGCTACGCATCTTAGACGGTGCGAACCGGCGCGAGTGGCGGCTTCACTTCAGTGACGACTTGCCATTTACGCAGATTGCCTCGGACGGTGGCGTGATGCCAGAGCCCGTCGAGTTCACCCACCTCATGTTGACCTGTGCTGAACGGGCCGAAGTGATCGTGGACTTCAGCAAGGTCACGCCGGGCCGCACGGTAACGCTGTATTCGGACGATGTGCCGTTGGTCCGGTTCCGAGTTCATGATTTTCAAACGGACGAGGCGACGTTGCCCGACCATCTCGTGGATATTCCCGATCCAGAGGTTACACCGGATACGCCAATCCGTAAGGTTGTGATGTCTGGGATGGACGAGCAGGTCATGATTGATGGCAAGAAATTCGAAATGCAGCGGATCGACGCCAAGCAAAAGGTTGGTAACGTTGAGTTGTGGGATGTAACCAACACCAACGATATGGACGGCGGCATGGTCCACCCATTCCACATGCACGGGACCCAATTCCTGGTGGTCTCGCGGAACGGTCACGCACCGTATCCTAACGAGCACGGCTTCAAGGATACGGTCGGGGTCAACCCGGGTGAAACGGTACGGTTGAAGGTTTGGTTTGACCACACAGGTGTTTACATGTACCATTGCCACATCATCGAACACGAAGATGGCGGTATGATGGCTCAGATTGAAGCATACGACCCAGACCACCCACAAACGTACAAGCTGATGGATATGGATACACTGATGAATGCGGTAGCTAAAGAGCGGGGAATTGATGTGAAGGACCTCCATCTCGCGGGGATGAGCTCGTATGAGAAGATGGGGATGAAGATGTAAGAGAGTGGAGCAAGGCGCTTAGGTTCTAAGCGCAGGAACCTGCCTTGCGTAACTTGTTTCGGAGGCCGCCAGGACCGGGATATCCGGGATAACAACCAGTCCAAGGGTTCAAACCGATATCTTTGGCAACGGTCAACCCCGGTGCTTATCTTTGCTAAGCGGAGGGGTCTGCCTAAGCGAGGTCACCGGTCAAACCGAATCAGCTCTGCTACAATCTCCTTAATGACAAAACAAAAATGACTTCGGAATATCCAAAATTCCGAAGTCATTTTTTAATGCCCGTGGGTCTGACCACGTAGCACGTGGTCGACGTGCGCCAACGTTTCATTGACGATATCTAAAATGTGAGGATCATCCAAGCGGTAAAAGTTTTGCTTGCCAACGTGGCGAACGGCCACCAGTTGTTCCTTTTTCAACATGGCCAGTTGGTGGGAAATCACCGACTGTTCCACGGTTAGAAGCTCGCTGAGTTCACTAACGTTGAGCTCCTTTTGTTCGAGAAGATAAAGGAGCTGTAGGCGCGTGGGGTTACTCAGTAGCTTGAAGATGGCCTGAGAAGCTTCGACCATTTTGGGCGCGATTAACGTGACTTTTTCGATAGAATCCGGCATAAAAAGCTTGCTCCTTTCATATGTAGATGATAACATATGTTATAGATAACATTCATGGGGAGAGGATAACGTGATCAAGACAATTTTAACGGGGGTCACGGCGTATATTTCTACCGGGCTCGACTACTTAATTATTTTAATGGTAATCTTTGGCCGCGTAAAGCGTCAAGATAGATGGCTCGTGCTAGCAGGGGATTTTCTGGGGACGATTGTTCTGGTCGGTAGTTCATTGGCCGTGGCTTTCTTTCTGGGATTTGTGCCGGCACCGTGGCTCCTGGGATTGCTGGGGTTGATTCCCATTTACTTAGGAATCAAGCTTTGGGTGCAGGGTGATGACGACGATACGGCCGCGATTGCCAATAAGGTCGCCAATCCCAAGGGACTGATTGGTAGCGTGGCCCTGATTACCATGGCGACTTGTGGCGCGGATAATGTGGGAATTTACGTCCCCATCTTTACTACGGTTGCGCCGAGCACGATTCCACTGATTTTGGCGACGTTTGCCGTGATGGTCGTGATCTTCTGGGAGATTGGTTACCGGTTGGCCTGCATTCCCCGCGTGGCCGCTGTACTGGAAAAGCAGGGACGCTACATCACGATTGGTGTGTACATCCTGATTGGCCTGTACATTATGGCTGACAGTGGGACATTTCAGCACTTACTGCAACTGACTGTGGGGCTCATTTAAAACACTAACGGCTAAAACGTGTGAAGAAAAATGTAATCATTGCTACTAGTGAAGCAGTCATGCCAATCTCGTAGAACCACTTGGCTGGTCTGTAAAGACAAGGCTCAACTGGTACCTAATTTGCTAACCAGAACGTTCTCTTCCCCTGAACATGGGGACCGCCTGCGGCCTGAGAAGCGGCCCTCCGGCTTGGTTTGAAGCCTAGCAAAAGTCGCCAGTCTCCAAACACATCCCGCGCTGTAAGCTGACGCAGAACTTCAGCTAACACCTCCATCTCTGACTACCTCCGGTTACGATGGTTGAAGACCACTGAACGTGCGGTGACATCGATTGAGTGGCCACGTTCAGCCAGCTTAACTGGATACCCCCATGTAGCCGTGAGTGAGTCAAATTTGGTCTCAGCCGTGGGATTTTCCAAGTGTTCTATCTTGGAAAATGGCGTCTTTGAGACGCGGGCTACCGGCTCAAAGTGAGGGAAAAGACCGCCTTTTGGCATGGCTCGTCCTACCCACAGCGCTCCAGACCAAATTTGGCGAACGGTAAGGCGGCCAGTACGCGACTAGCCTATTATAGTGGATGGCGTCCTTGTCACACGACAATTTCTAGATGTTTTCTAGCTTTCAGCCTTTAGTAAATGAAAAAAGCACGGGCAACTTTCCGGAAGTGGGAAAGCTACGCGTGCTTTTCGTTTAGCTTTAAAATTAGAAGAATAATTTGCTGGCAATCGTCACGCAGGTCATCAGGATAACTGATGAAATGGTGGCGGCGAGAAAGACGTTACCGCCTCGCTGGAAGATCACCCGGAAGTTAACGCTCATGCCCAGAGCGGCCATGGCCATGCCGAGGAAGATGTAAGCCAATTTGACCAATCCGGCCAGAGCGACATTGCCGAGTGGTAGGAAGGTTCCGATGATGCTGGTCAGGATGAAACCGGCCATGAACCAAGGGATCGGCAACTTAGCAGGGCCCTGATCGGTTGTGGCGGCCGAGCTGGTCTTACGGGATTGATGTTGGTACCACCAGCCAATGATGAGAGCGGCTGGGGCCAGCAATAGGACCCGCGAGAGCTTGGTGATGATGGCGGTATCCAGACTGACCGGACCGCCCGCACTCCCGGCGGCAACGGCATGGGCGATTTCGTGGAGGGAACCACCAGTTAAGACACCGAATTGAACGGCAGTTAAATGCAGAAGGGGCTTCAGGCCAATTTCAACCAGCGTGAAGACCGTTCCGAGAATAGCGACGATGGCGACAGCCAAGACTTCGTTTTCGCGTTGCCGTTCGGCCTTGTCGGCGGGGACCTTAATCTGTGGGGAAACGCCCATCACAGCGGCAGCCCCGCAGATGCTGGTCCCGGTAGCCGTCAGAATGGCGAGTTCCTTTTCCACACCGAGCTTGCGGCTAAGGTTGTAGGTCAACAGGACCATCCCGGTCACCACGAAGGCGGCCAACGTAATCGTCTTGACCCCGGCTTGGGCCAGTTGAATCAAGTTGAGCTTGAAGCCTAAAAGAATAATGCCTAATCGTAAGAATTTATTGCTGATGAATCCAATACCGGCGCGGTTCGCGTTGATGACTTGGGGCTGTACCTGACACGCCATCCCTAGAAGTAAGGCGATGACTAAAGCGCCTACCAAGTTTAAATACGGCAGTTGCGCCAGGAAACTACCGGCAACGGCGCAGACTAAAGTTAAGAGTGACGCCAGCCAAAAGCCGCGGCTCACCACAGTGGTCCGAATATCCAAATGAATCTCCTCCTCAAAAATGTCTACGCCTAGTTTACCGGAAGTTGATTATAAGTTAAAATTGGAATGAATAATAAAACTATAATGACAGCTTATAACGAGGAGGCTCAAGTATGCTCGATCACCGGTATCAAACGTTTCTGGTCTTAGCGACAACGAAGTCCTATACGCAAACGGCGCAACAACTTTACATCAGTCAACCCGCCGTTTCCCAGCAGATTAAGAACTTGGAGGCAGAGTTGGGGTTGGAATTGGTGCACTATGAGCGGCCGCACCTCACCATCACGCCGGCGGGGCAGGAGTTGGCAGCCTTTATTCAGCGGGTGCAGGTTCAGGCGGACAAGGTCGTCACGACGCTCCAGCATCCCCAGAAGACACGGCAGGTCACGTTTAGCACCACGTTGTCGTTGAGCGAATTTTTGGCGCCTCAGCTGATTACGTTGTTGCAGGGCCAAGATTATCGCGACATTAATTGTCGGGTGACCAATACCCAGGCGGCGTTGCGAGCCATCGAAGCCGGCAACAGTGATTTTGCGTTGATTGAGGGCAACTTTAACAAGCAGCGGTACGGCTACGAGATTGTTCGGCAGGAGCCGTTCGTCGGTGTGGTGGCTACCGACCATCCGTTGGCGCAACAGGACGCCGTGAGTTGGGCGGATCTGACGGCTTATCCCTTAATTGTCCGAGAAATTGGGTCCGGGAGCCGCGAAATCTTGGAAAACTTGGCGCACGCGGCGAACGTGACCTTTGCGGAATTTCCTCAGGTGGTGACTGTCAATAATTTAGCCGCCATCCGTGAGGTCCTGTTGCGCGGTAGTGGCGTCAGCTTCGTCTACCGATCGGTGGTGGCGGATGCGTTGCGGGCGGGACGATTAAAGGTACTGCCGCTCCAGGCCGGCCAGCTACGGCATGATCTGGATCTGGTCTATCCCAAAGAGAGCTATTTAACGCCGATCTATCAAGAATGGGCGGCAGCATTACGAAATTGATAATTTTAGTGCGTGGCTGAGCGGATGATTAGACAAACACCCCTAAATATTGATATATTTATCGTACTGTTGTAAAAAATATCGAGAAGGGGTGAGCCATCGTGACGAAGAAAACGAGACGGGCCATTTTTATCTTAGTGTTTAGTGAATTTTTAGTGTGTTTAGGAATTAGTTTAGTCATTCCGGTCATGCCGTTTCTGAAGAACCAATTGCATTTAACGGCGACGGATATGGGAATCATGAGTGCTTTGTTTGCCTTCGCTCAGTTTGTGGCGTCACCTCTGATTGGGCGGCTGTCCGATAAGATTGGGCGGAAGCCGGTCTTGACCGCTGGACTGTTTCTGTTCATGGCCTCCGAAGTGCTGTTTGCCCTGACTAACCAGTTAATGGTCTTCAACATTTCACGGGTTATTGGTGGCCTGTCGGCAGCCATGGTCGTTCCCACGGCGATGGCGCTGGCAGCCGATATCACCACGAAGCGGCAGCGGGCCAGAGTCATTGGCTGGTTGTCGGCGGCCTTCAGCGGTGGGTTGATTCTGGGACCCGGTATCGGCGGAATCTTGGCCGGTATCAGCTACAAGACGCCGTTTTGGGCGGCCGGGGCGCTGGGCTTAATCAGTGCGATTGTGCTGATTAGCCTATTACCAAGTGATGCCGAAACCAGCAAAATTCGCGACGCCGAGGCACCATCGGACATGGTGGTCAAGCCAACGGCACATCCGATGACCCGCGAGTTCTGGACGGTGCCCATCATTATTCTGTTTACAATGATTTTGGTCTCGTCGTTTGGTCTCCAGGGCTTCGAGAGCATCTACAGTATCTACGTGAACGAGGTCTTCCACTTTAGCCTCAGCAACATCGCATTAGTGTTGACCCTCAACGGCTTAATCTCATTATTCTTGCAAGTGGCGATGTTTGATACCCTGGTCAGCAAGTGGGGCGAGCGCCGCGTCATCCGCGCCTGCTTCTTCCTGGCGGCCATCTGTGTGGTCTGGATTACCCAGGCACACGGCAAGATTGCGGTGATGATTGCCACGCTGATTATCTTCTCGGCCTTTGACCTATTGCGGCCAGCCATCACGACGCTATTGACGAAGGCCAGCGAATCCAACCAAGGTCTGATTAACGGTCTGAACATGTCATTGACCAGTGTGGGGAACATTGTGGGGCCAATCATGTCGGGGATGTTGCTGGATATGAATCCGCACTACCCATACTTGGTGGTCTCGGTCTTCCTGATCGTTTCCTACCTGATGGCCTTCCTGTTGAAACGCCCAGATCAATTGCAATCGGCGGCGGAAAAATAGTTTTCGTGGGACTGTCCGCCTTAGCATTCGCTTTGCCGTTCGCCAAATTTGGTCTGGATCGCGGTGGGCAGGCGCTTGGTTTCACTAAATACGGTTGTCTCGAGAAGCAACGCGTTGATTTTTACTTTCAACCTTCAGAATTCAATTGAAAAGAGTACCAGTTAAGCGGTTCGGGAGAAATTCCGGCCGCTTTTTTGGGTTCGAATTTTGGACCACGGGTGAAAATTGGCCGAAAAAAACAGCCAGACAAAGTCTAGCTGTCCCCCCAAAAGCCTCCGATGGCCGTTTCTGTTTGTGATTCCGCACAATATCGTGGCTGACTTCCCCCAAAGTTCAGTCGCGGGTCGAGCGCTCCCCCAAGCGGTCGACCAGATTGTGCGGGCATCTGATTGGTCAGAATTCATCGGATTATGGATTCGACCGTTACCCCCCAGTAGCGGTGAATCCCACAGTGCCGATAACTTTCCTGAGATTATCAGTGGTTGGTGATAAGGATCATGTCCACTTACGGTGGTGCTCCTTATCGGATGATACAAGTACATTATACCGGGGATTGAGCGCTTCGATAATCCCGTAATTTAATAATTGCGTTACTTATTTTAACCACCTTGGTTGTTTACGTGGTATGCTATTGATACGAACGATTTAGGATAATTGGTCTACACGGGGGTAATGCGTAAGAATTCGGTTTCTTTTGGGAATTGTGGTTTGTAGAAATGGGGGAACAAATATGCCACAGCCGTATCATGAACGTTTAAACTTTACCATGCAGTTGCCATTGCGCGTGATTAGTCATGGGACGGGTGGTCCAAAATTGGTATTGCCACACTGGCACCAAGCTGTCGAATTGGCCTATCCGTATTGTGGACATCCAGGAACCGCCCATATTGGGAGCTCAAGCTTCGAGATGACCGCGGGCCACATCTATGTGATTAATTCCGAGGTGGTTCACAGCTACGAGACCTTGTTGGACGAAGACAATCAGATTATCACGTTGCTGATGCCTTCGGCTTGGCTGCGAAATGTCGTCGATAACGAACAATTGCCGATCTGGGGCCCGGTCGATCTGGACCTTCACGATGAGGCCTACCGAGGAATTGGCCAGGCCGTCGGGACGCTGGTGGACAATGCAATTCACGAACGGGATGGTCAGGCTGACTATCTCGCCAGCCTTGGTGCGGAATATCAATTGGTGGGTCAGATGTTAAAACAGTTGAAAGTTAATGGACAGGTCGATAATGATCAGCTCCCGTTGCCGGAACCCTTGCGCCAAGCCGTTAGTGAGATTCAGAAGAACTATGGTGAGCCGATGTCGATTGCCGATTTGGCAGGTAAACTGAACTATTCTAGCGTCTATTTTTCCCGGTACTTTAAAGAATATATGGGCATCTCGCCCAAGGCTTATCTGGGTCAGATTCGGCTAGAACGGGCGACGGAATTGTTGATGACGTCGGATGATTCTATCCAGACGATTGCCACCAAGACGGGCTTTCGGACCGAGAAGAACTTCTTCGTCACGTTTAAGCAGCATTTCCTGATGACGCCCAAGACCTATCGTGAACGTTACGCGGCCCAGCGAGCCTGGTCATAGCGTAACCGTTGCTTGTGGCGGTTATTTATGTTAGACTAAGCCAACATAACACAACGAATATGCGTGGAAACCAACGTTGCCGTTAAATGACACGTTGGTTTTTTATGCCAAAATCCAGGAGGTATCGTTAATGTTAACCGTCAATAATGTCAGTATGCAGTTCTCCGACCGGAAGCTCTACGACGAAGTCAATCTCAAGTTCACCCCGGGGAATTGCTACGGGGTCATTGGCGCTAACGGCGCTGGTAAGTCAACTTTTCTCAAGATTATTGAAAACAAACTCAAGCCAACGACCGGGACCGTCTCCATGGGCCCTAACGAGCGGATGTCCAGCCTGAACCAAGATCACTTTGCGTTTGAAGACGAATTGGTCTTGAACACGGTCATTCAGGGACACAAGAAGCTGTACGATATCATGACCGAGAAGAACGCCATTTACATGAAAGCCGACTTTAGCGACGCCGATGGGATTCGCGCCGCGGAACTCGAAGGCGAATTTGGTG contains:
- a CDS encoding MFS transporter; the encoded protein is MTKKTRRAIFILVFSEFLVCLGISLVIPVMPFLKNQLHLTATDMGIMSALFAFAQFVASPLIGRLSDKIGRKPVLTAGLFLFMASEVLFALTNQLMVFNISRVIGGLSAAMVVPTAMALAADITTKRQRARVIGWLSAAFSGGLILGPGIGGILAGISYKTPFWAAGALGLISAIVLISLLPSDAETSKIRDAEAPSDMVVKPTAHPMTREFWTVPIIILFTMILVSSFGLQGFESIYSIYVNEVFHFSLSNIALVLTLNGLISLFLQVAMFDTLVSKWGERRVIRACFFLAAICVVWITQAHGKIAVMIATLIIFSAFDLLRPAITTLLTKASESNQGLINGLNMSLTSVGNIVGPIMSGMLLDMNPHYPYLVVSVFLIVSYLMAFLLKRPDQLQSAAEK
- a CDS encoding AraC family transcriptional regulator, translating into MPQPYHERLNFTMQLPLRVISHGTGGPKLVLPHWHQAVELAYPYCGHPGTAHIGSSSFEMTAGHIYVINSEVVHSYETLLDEDNQIITLLMPSAWLRNVVDNEQLPIWGPVDLDLHDEAYRGIGQAVGTLVDNAIHERDGQADYLASLGAEYQLVGQMLKQLKVNGQVDNDQLPLPEPLRQAVSEIQKNYGEPMSIADLAGKLNYSSVYFSRYFKEYMGISPKAYLGQIRLERATELLMTSDDSIQTIATKTGFRTEKNFFVTFKQHFLMTPKTYRERYAAQRAWS